From a region of the Coprococcus comes ATCC 27758 genome:
- a CDS encoding glycoside hydrolase family 2 TIM barrel-domain containing protein yields MQKTDFNRDWTVQKDGSNEILHVNLPDDAMIREERSKENKTASASAYFAGGKYIYTKIFDLSENETRQTLILEFEAVYQNATVFLNGRQVAEHPYGYTNFFVDITGKVIAGTNELKVVADNADVPNSRWYSGSGIYREVHLYRSGSSYIRPEGLKVQIVDLNTIHIFTDAVMQPDEKIVLEIFNDTGKIVSSEGTDVTITIPDAHLWSAEDPYLYTCKATLLQNGTAIDTARTSFGIRTLSWGKDGFLVNNKSVLFRGACIHHDNGVLGACGFHDAECRRVRILKEAGFNAIRSSHNPISKAMLDACDQLGMYIIDEAFDMWLIKKNPYDYAGETFFKWWKADIAAMISKDYNHSSVVMYSVGNEITELGLADGQEQARIMTEFCHTKDHTRPVTAGINLMLATMAGSKKSIYGTDEDGKVKDSGSGGLDNAPTSEFFNIMMNKMGGLINKAAKTKKATAIAEIMSGIFDIPGYNYASSRYKIDARNHPEQATTGSETLPQTLYDNWQLVKSIPTMTGDFMWTGYDYLGESGIGTIQYKDKKTKQNADPGLIISGGAGIIDICGKKRPEVGWSKIIWGLQKTPTIGVDPYTRTDYFQSLSMWRVTDAVESWSWEGCEGKKASVTIYSDADKIELLVNGKSAGKKKPKKDIAKFRKIPYEAGKIEAIAYDSSGKETARTTLVSATGKTSIKLTPETTNLCANGQDLCFLNIDLIGENGITKSSVDQELKIEISGPATLQGYGSARPNVEESFCNDTFKTFYGKSLAVIRAGYEPGTVTVKVSGKGLDTQELTLNIC; encoded by the coding sequence ATGCAAAAAACAGATTTCAACCGTGACTGGACCGTACAGAAAGACGGATCCAATGAAATACTTCATGTCAATCTTCCAGATGACGCCATGATCCGTGAAGAGCGCTCAAAAGAGAATAAAACCGCAAGTGCAAGTGCCTATTTTGCCGGTGGCAAATATATTTACACTAAAATTTTCGATCTTTCGGAAAATGAAACCAGACAAACTCTGATCTTAGAATTTGAGGCTGTCTATCAAAACGCAACCGTATTCTTAAACGGCAGACAGGTTGCCGAACATCCTTACGGATACACAAACTTTTTTGTTGACATCACCGGAAAAGTTATTGCCGGAACAAATGAACTGAAAGTCGTTGCAGACAACGCAGATGTCCCGAACAGCCGTTGGTACTCCGGATCCGGTATCTACCGCGAAGTGCACCTTTACCGTTCCGGAAGTTCTTATATCCGCCCGGAAGGGTTAAAAGTGCAGATTGTTGATCTTAATACAATCCACATTTTTACTGACGCGGTTATGCAGCCCGATGAAAAAATTGTACTGGAAATTTTCAATGACACTGGCAAAATCGTATCTTCCGAAGGCACAGATGTCACCATCACCATCCCAGATGCACACCTCTGGTCTGCCGAAGATCCTTATTTATATACCTGCAAGGCAACCCTTCTACAAAATGGAACTGCCATTGATACTGCCAGAACCTCTTTCGGAATCCGTACCCTTTCCTGGGGAAAAGATGGATTTCTTGTAAACAACAAGTCCGTCCTTTTCCGGGGTGCCTGCATCCATCATGATAATGGGGTACTCGGTGCCTGTGGCTTCCATGATGCTGAATGTCGGCGGGTACGCATTTTAAAAGAAGCCGGATTTAATGCCATCCGTTCTTCACACAATCCCATTTCAAAGGCAATGCTGGATGCATGCGATCAACTTGGTATGTACATTATTGACGAAGCTTTTGATATGTGGCTGATCAAGAAAAATCCTTACGATTACGCCGGTGAAACATTTTTCAAATGGTGGAAAGCTGATATTGCTGCCATGATTTCAAAAGACTATAACCATTCTTCTGTTGTGATGTACTCTGTTGGAAACGAGATTACAGAGCTTGGACTTGCAGACGGGCAGGAACAGGCCCGTATCATGACTGAATTCTGCCATACCAAAGATCATACAAGACCTGTCACAGCCGGGATCAATCTGATGCTTGCTACCATGGCCGGAAGTAAAAAAAGTATTTATGGCACGGACGAAGACGGTAAAGTCAAAGACAGTGGTTCCGGTGGACTGGATAACGCTCCGACCTCTGAATTTTTCAATATCATGATGAACAAAATGGGCGGACTCATCAATAAAGCAGCCAAAACAAAAAAAGCGACTGCCATTGCTGAAATTATGTCCGGTATTTTCGATATTCCCGGATATAATTATGCATCCAGCCGCTATAAAATTGATGCCAGAAATCATCCGGAACAGGCGACAACCGGCTCTGAAACTCTCCCGCAGACCCTTTACGATAACTGGCAGCTTGTCAAATCGATTCCTACCATGACCGGCGACTTTATGTGGACCGGATATGATTATCTTGGTGAATCAGGCATTGGCACCATTCAGTACAAAGACAAAAAGACGAAGCAAAATGCCGATCCGGGCCTTATTATTTCCGGTGGTGCCGGTATCATTGATATCTGTGGAAAAAAACGTCCGGAAGTTGGATGGAGCAAGATCATCTGGGGATTACAGAAAACTCCAACAATTGGTGTTGACCCTTATACCCGCACAGACTATTTCCAGTCTCTTTCTATGTGGCGTGTCACAGATGCGGTGGAAAGCTGGTCATGGGAAGGCTGCGAAGGGAAAAAAGCTTCTGTAACAATCTACTCAGATGCAGACAAAATAGAACTTCTTGTCAATGGAAAAAGCGCAGGTAAAAAGAAACCGAAAAAAGATATTGCAAAATTCAGGAAAATTCCATATGAAGCCGGCAAAATCGAAGCCATTGCTTACGACTCCTCCGGAAAAGAAACAGCCCGCACCACGCTTGTCTCAGCCACTGGAAAAACTTCGATAAAACTCACTCCTGAAACAACAAACCTCTGTGCAAATGGTCAGGATCTCTGCTTCCTTAATATCGATCTTATCGGTGAAAATGGAATCACAAAATCCTCTGTCGACCAGGAGCTGAAAATAGAAATCTCTGGTCCTGCAACACTTCAGGGATACGGTTCTGCAAGACCAAATGTTGAAGAAAGCTTCTGCAACGATACTTTCAAGACATTCTATGGCAAATCCTTAGCCGTAATCCGGGCCGGCTATGAACCAGGCACTGTCACTGTAAAAGTATCCGGAAAAGGATTAGACACCCAGGAACTCACACTAAATATTTGTTAA
- the rpsI gene encoding 30S ribosomal protein S9, whose product MATAKFYGTGRRKKSIARVYLVPGTGKITINKRDIDEYLGLETLKVVVRQPLVATETVDKFDVLVNVRGGGYTGQAGAIRHGIARALLEADSDYRPVLKKAGYLTRDPRMKERKKYGLKAARRAPQFSKR is encoded by the coding sequence GTGGCAACAGCTAAATTCTACGGAACAGGAAGAAGAAAAAAATCTATCGCAAGAGTATACCTTGTACCAGGTACAGGTAAGATCACAATCAATAAAAGAGATATCGACGAATATTTAGGACTTGAAACTCTTAAAGTTGTAGTTCGTCAGCCATTAGTTGCAACTGAAACAGTTGATAAATTTGACGTTCTCGTTAACGTACGTGGTGGTGGATACACAGGACAGGCAGGAGCAATCCGTCACGGAATCGCAAGAGCACTTCTTGAAGCAGATTCTGATTACAGACCGGTACTTAAGAAAGCCGGATACCTTACACGTGACCCACGTATGAAAGAACGTAAGAAATACGGTCTCAAAGCAGCTCGTAGAGCACCACAGTTCTCTAAACGTTAA
- a CDS encoding AraC family transcriptional regulator produces MYFQSTRPMMYQDLIKEMKAYEKGFGENHFTEDSLSFILDFYYPEKEEGREVLTFIGPKDLGYLCMDKEESDKILERKSMHRHNFYELMYVADGRLYQNIENTRHLYPKGSCCLMNMNIRHLEEFDEYCRVIFLEFTQEYILNLLQFPSVFSGKRTKEYEMVRKFFLHELDKEEASQRAYIDFIPMKETKVVHDCFDKIAVGLQKRTPKSNFQIAGAMIGMLSALFDGALYTNTPVAFGNTSERELFDQITSYIREKDGQVRRKDLEEKFSYSGDYLYKTVEKYTGLSLYEYSTKFTMEKAEGLLLDSDLTIAEIMEDLGFSNRTQFYRLFRKNYGMTPREYRKSKFR; encoded by the coding sequence ATGTATTTTCAATCTACACGTCCTATGATGTATCAGGATTTAATTAAAGAAATGAAGGCATATGAAAAAGGTTTTGGAGAAAATCATTTTACAGAAGATAGTCTTTCTTTTATTTTAGATTTCTATTATCCGGAAAAAGAAGAAGGAAGAGAGGTGCTTACATTTATAGGACCGAAGGATTTAGGATATCTTTGTATGGACAAGGAGGAATCGGACAAAATTCTTGAAAGGAAAAGTATGCACAGACATAATTTCTATGAGTTGATGTATGTTGCAGATGGAAGGCTATATCAGAACATTGAAAATACCAGACATCTTTATCCGAAAGGAAGTTGCTGTCTGATGAATATGAATATTCGCCATCTGGAGGAATTCGATGAGTATTGCAGAGTGATTTTTCTGGAATTTACACAAGAATATATTTTGAATTTACTACAATTTCCAAGTGTTTTTTCCGGGAAACGCACAAAGGAATATGAGATGGTAAGGAAATTCTTTTTACATGAATTGGATAAAGAAGAGGCATCACAACGGGCTTATATCGATTTTATTCCGATGAAAGAGACAAAAGTAGTGCATGATTGTTTTGACAAAATTGCAGTAGGATTGCAGAAGAGAACGCCTAAATCAAATTTTCAGATTGCAGGAGCAATGATAGGAATGTTATCTGCATTGTTTGACGGAGCGCTTTACACAAATACGCCGGTTGCTTTCGGAAATACGTCTGAGAGAGAACTATTTGATCAGATAACCAGTTATATCCGGGAAAAGGATGGACAGGTGCGCAGAAAGGATTTGGAGGAAAAGTTTAGTTATTCAGGAGATTATCTTTATAAAACGGTTGAAAAATATACCGGGTTGTCTCTGTATGAATATAGCACGAAATTTACAATGGAAAAGGCGGAGGGACTTCTTTTGGATTCGGATCTTACGATTGCAGAAATCATGGAGGACCTTGGCTTTAGTAATCGGACACAATTTTACAGGCTTTTTCGAAAAAATTATGGAATGACTCCGAGGGAATATAGAAAATCGAAGTTCCGTTAA
- a CDS encoding HD domain-containing phosphohydrolase produces MGTYGYISIIAMVCYGFMLLMFLTAKRNKIVNSFLVVLVGLLFWAGGSAFMRVHLWPSYEFWYQVSLLGILLLPYAYYCFILAFGGVKKGLPGKIYLAVMLICFVVNIRHGVFLGCPNVVEKNGLPTFVYEIKPTILVLFFPAGIFLIYLFLILVRICKANPNMKVQYEPVMAGVLVLFAGNMLLGIPFFSGFPIDILSGVVNVFFLFYALIRRRLFRLQMLASPSLCYGVGFLFSVIVFLNVIPYLQKIFHIQMNKNTTLYALAFAIVFLVIYALFTFLWKLLVRSVFVREENYQTEKIREFSSAISKTLDLNEILDKTISVMKELMDVGNIYICMQDAPGQPYRGVASDQPLNDLTFTMEEENPMIQWLKEHEEPIIYRDFRYTVEYKSMWESEKHRLDKTHIRYCAGLKDGECLVGVILITDASVKKRLVYDEVQLISSVTSVASIAIKNSRLYERARQEARTDEMTGLLNRKYFYEVLNEELEKNREASLALAIINVDDFKLYNQLYGVKEGDLCLQRIADIIRSSVGESGYTARYGGKEFAVLLPGYDLFSARNMVESIAKQIYVMNNRRTDMKLKAVTVSAGISAAPYAARNVKELMENVDLAVYHVKHNGKNGIQVFDMMFRNNSVGNNTRNRTHIYQEYESTIYALTAAIDAKDHYTFSHSNNVAYYATSLATTLGMNEDMIEIIRQAALLHDVGKIGIPEYILNKEGTLTDEEYEIIKGHVEASIDIIRHLPSLDYVIPAVIGHHERYDGKGYPRRIAGEDIPLTARILCVADSFDAMTSKRCYKKAFPIEVAREKLLQDAGRQFDPDLVYKFVECLDNGSITLVKAEETVDNLKEML; encoded by the coding sequence ATGGGAACCTATGGATATATTTCAATCATAGCAATGGTGTGCTATGGATTTATGCTGCTGATGTTTCTGACAGCGAAGCGAAATAAAATTGTAAATAGCTTTCTGGTAGTGTTGGTTGGACTGCTTTTTTGGGCTGGAGGATCGGCATTTATGCGTGTTCATCTGTGGCCAAGTTATGAATTCTGGTATCAGGTTTCCCTGCTTGGAATTTTACTACTGCCGTATGCATATTATTGCTTTATTCTGGCATTTGGCGGGGTGAAAAAAGGTCTGCCAGGGAAAATATATCTGGCTGTTATGCTGATCTGTTTTGTGGTAAATATCCGGCATGGGGTATTCCTGGGATGCCCGAATGTGGTGGAAAAGAATGGGCTTCCTACTTTTGTGTATGAGATTAAACCTACTATATTAGTACTCTTTTTCCCGGCTGGGATTTTTTTGATTTATCTTTTCCTTATCCTTGTGCGGATCTGCAAAGCAAATCCCAATATGAAAGTACAGTATGAACCGGTCATGGCAGGGGTTCTGGTGTTGTTTGCAGGGAATATGTTGCTTGGAATACCATTTTTCAGTGGATTTCCGATTGATATTTTAAGTGGTGTTGTAAATGTATTTTTCCTGTTTTATGCACTGATCCGCAGACGTCTGTTCCGGCTGCAGATGCTGGCATCGCCCAGTCTGTGTTACGGTGTGGGATTTTTGTTTTCTGTTATTGTATTTTTGAATGTAATTCCATATCTGCAGAAAATCTTCCATATACAGATGAATAAGAATACAACGCTTTATGCCCTTGCTTTTGCAATTGTGTTTCTGGTGATTTATGCGCTGTTTACTTTTTTGTGGAAGCTTCTGGTACGCAGTGTGTTTGTCAGGGAAGAAAATTATCAGACAGAAAAAATCAGGGAGTTCAGCTCTGCAATTTCGAAGACGCTGGATTTAAATGAAATTCTGGACAAAACGATCAGTGTCATGAAAGAACTGATGGATGTTGGAAATATCTATATTTGTATGCAGGATGCACCGGGACAGCCATATCGGGGAGTGGCAAGTGATCAGCCACTGAATGATCTGACATTTACGATGGAAGAAGAAAACCCGATGATCCAGTGGCTGAAAGAACATGAAGAGCCGATCATTTACCGGGATTTCCGTTATACCGTGGAGTATAAGTCGATGTGGGAGAGTGAAAAACACCGGCTGGATAAGACGCATATCCGTTACTGTGCAGGGTTGAAAGATGGAGAATGCCTGGTTGGTGTGATTCTGATCACAGATGCTTCGGTGAAAAAACGGCTGGTATATGATGAGGTGCAGCTGATCTCATCTGTTACGTCGGTTGCATCGATTGCGATTAAGAATTCAAGATTGTACGAGAGAGCCCGCCAGGAAGCCAGAACAGATGAGATGACCGGATTACTGAACCGGAAATATTTCTATGAAGTGCTGAATGAAGAGCTTGAGAAAAACAGGGAGGCATCGCTGGCACTTGCGATCATCAATGTAGATGATTTTAAATTGTATAATCAGTTGTATGGGGTGAAAGAAGGAGATCTGTGTCTGCAGCGGATTGCAGATATTATCAGAAGCAGTGTCGGAGAAAGTGGATACACGGCCCGCTATGGAGGAAAGGAATTTGCGGTTCTTTTACCGGGATATGATCTTTTTTCCGCCAGAAATATGGTGGAATCTATTGCAAAACAGATTTATGTTATGAATAACCGCAGAACGGATATGAAGCTGAAAGCGGTAACTGTGAGTGCCGGTATCAGTGCGGCTCCTTATGCGGCAAGGAACGTGAAAGAGCTGATGGAAAATGTAGATCTGGCAGTTTATCATGTGAAACATAATGGAAAAAATGGGATCCAGGTCTTTGATATGATGTTCCGGAACAACAGTGTGGGGAACAATACAAGGAATCGCACCCATATTTATCAGGAGTATGAGTCTACGATTTATGCGCTGACGGCGGCAATTGATGCGAAGGATCACTATACGTTCAGCCATTCCAACAATGTAGCTTATTATGCAACGTCACTGGCGACGACCCTTGGAATGAACGAAGATATGATAGAGATTATCCGGCAGGCAGCACTTCTGCATGATGTCGGTAAAATCGGTATTCCGGAGTATATACTCAATAAAGAGGGAACACTGACAGATGAAGAATATGAGATCATCAAAGGGCATGTAGAGGCATCGATCGATATTATCCGTCACCTTCCATCGCTGGATTATGTAATTCCGGCAGTCATCGGTCATCATGAGCGGTATGATGGAAAAGGATATCCACGCCGGATCGCAGGAGAAGATATTCCACTGACTGCGCGGATTTTGTGCGTGGCAGATTCTTTTGATGCCATGACATCCAAACGATGTTATAAAAAAGCATTTCCTATTGAAGTGGCACGGGAGAAGCTTCTTCAGGATGCAGGCAGACAGTTTGATCCTGACCTGGTATATAAGTTTGTTGAATGCCTGGATAATGGCAGTATTACACTGGTGAAGGCAGAAGAAACTGTGGACAATCTGAAAGAAATGCTGTAG
- a CDS encoding response regulator transcription factor, translated as MQYILVVEDDFDLNQAICYFLKKSGYGVYGVTFMEKGKQIFFENQIDMVLLDVNLPDGEGFSFCQWVKKQREVPVIYLTARDMEEDALAGYESGAEDYVTKPFSMKILLRKIEVILKRTASVNRLIFADEYLYIDLDNARVTVKGQECPVTPTECRLLCQFLMNRGQLLTYDLLLERLWDSGGQFVDKHTLAVNVNRLRGKIEDKNHRYISNVYGMGYQWIG; from the coding sequence ATGCAGTATATATTAGTTGTAGAAGATGATTTTGATTTGAATCAGGCAATCTGTTATTTTTTGAAAAAGTCAGGATATGGAGTTTATGGTGTGACTTTTATGGAAAAAGGGAAGCAGATTTTTTTTGAGAATCAGATAGATATGGTCCTTCTGGATGTGAATCTTCCAGATGGCGAGGGCTTCTCTTTTTGCCAGTGGGTAAAAAAGCAAAGAGAAGTTCCGGTCATTTACCTGACAGCCAGGGATATGGAGGAGGATGCTCTGGCAGGATATGAATCCGGGGCAGAAGATTACGTTACTAAACCATTTTCAATGAAGATTTTACTTAGAAAAATAGAAGTCATTTTAAAAAGAACTGCTTCGGTCAATCGTCTGATTTTTGCAGATGAGTACTTATATATAGATTTGGATAATGCACGAGTAACGGTAAAAGGTCAGGAATGCCCCGTCACACCGACAGAGTGCCGTCTGCTTTGTCAATTTCTTATGAACCGAGGACAGCTTCTGACTTATGATCTGTTATTGGAGCGGTTGTGGGACAGTGGAGGACAGTTTGTGGACAAGCACACACTGGCAGTAAATGTGAATCGTCTGAGAGGAAAGATTGAAGATAAGAATCACAGGTATATTTCAAATGTATATGGGATGGGATATCAATGGATTGGCTGA
- a CDS encoding GH3 family domain-containing protein, giving the protein MDGYMKIQKRLMEEQIRLWSNCGLGQSILKGKHPRNLDEFRKMVPLTEYEDYADILLTKQPDMLPGNPVIWIQTTWEGGKHPIKVAPYTRSMLDTYRNNVTACLILSTSRKKGSFDVASTDKFLYALAPLPYATGLFPLALGEEIDIEFLPAVKDAVNMSFSERNKLGFKMAMKKDLGFFFGLGSVAYAVSLSLSSLTGGRGIQLSSLLKCRPHMIFRLIQAKCRCKKENRQLLPKDLFHLKGFMVAGTDNQCYKDDLEELWGIRPMELFAGTEPSIMGTETWTRKGMYFFPDTAFYEFITEKDMLKNHEDPSYVPPTYLMDEVRPGEKYELVFTILKGGAFARYRCGDMYRCVGLENREDETQIPRFEYVDRVPWIIDIAGFTRISENGIRNVIRLSKLPITNWVAAKEYNEKNRPYLHMYVELERESLLNSAMSADILKELLSTYFKYIDQDYRDLKKILGMDPLQVTIFTCGTFETYEKQTGKKLHQMNPSYYDLKALLEVQECLNKVR; this is encoded by the coding sequence ATGGACGGTTACATGAAAATCCAGAAGCGGCTGATGGAAGAACAGATCCGGCTGTGGAGTAACTGTGGACTTGGGCAGTCGATTTTGAAAGGAAAACATCCCCGAAATCTGGATGAATTCCGTAAAATGGTACCACTGACGGAGTATGAAGATTATGCAGATATTCTTTTGACCAAGCAGCCTGATATGCTTCCAGGGAATCCGGTGATCTGGATTCAGACAACCTGGGAAGGCGGGAAACATCCGATTAAGGTTGCGCCGTATACAAGAAGTATGCTGGATACCTACCGGAATAATGTGACAGCATGTCTGATTTTATCGACCAGCAGGAAAAAGGGATCTTTTGATGTTGCATCTACGGATAAATTCCTGTATGCGCTGGCACCGCTTCCATATGCTACAGGACTTTTTCCACTGGCACTCGGAGAAGAAATCGATATCGAGTTCCTTCCGGCAGTAAAAGATGCTGTGAATATGAGTTTCAGCGAACGAAACAAGCTGGGATTTAAAATGGCGATGAAAAAAGATCTGGGATTTTTCTTTGGACTTGGAAGTGTGGCTTATGCGGTAAGTCTGAGCCTGTCTTCGCTGACTGGTGGCAGAGGCATCCAACTATCAAGTCTTCTGAAATGCAGACCGCATATGATCTTCCGCCTGATACAGGCAAAGTGCCGCTGTAAAAAAGAGAACCGGCAATTACTTCCAAAGGATTTATTCCATTTAAAAGGGTTCATGGTAGCGGGTACGGATAATCAGTGCTATAAAGATGATCTGGAAGAGCTCTGGGGAATCCGGCCGATGGAATTGTTTGCTGGTACGGAGCCATCTATAATGGGGACAGAGACCTGGACGAGAAAAGGAATGTATTTCTTCCCGGATACGGCATTTTATGAATTTATCACAGAGAAGGATATGTTGAAAAATCATGAGGATCCGTCTTATGTTCCACCGACATATCTGATGGATGAAGTACGACCGGGAGAAAAATATGAGCTCGTATTTACGATTTTGAAAGGCGGTGCATTCGCGAGATATCGTTGTGGTGATATGTACCGGTGCGTTGGACTGGAAAACAGGGAAGATGAAACACAGATCCCACGTTTTGAATATGTGGACAGGGTACCATGGATCATTGACATAGCAGGATTTACAAGGATTTCAGAAAATGGGATCCGAAATGTTATTCGTCTGTCAAAGCTCCCGATCACAAACTGGGTTGCGGCAAAAGAATATAATGAAAAGAACCGCCCATATCTGCATATGTATGTAGAACTGGAACGGGAATCCTTGCTGAACAGTGCCATGAGCGCCGATATTTTAAAAGAGTTACTGAGTACATATTTTAAATATATTGATCAGGATTACCGTGACTTGAAGAAAATATTGGGAATGGATCCTTTGCAGGTTACAATTTTTACGTGCGGAACATTTGAAACTTATGAAAAACAGACTGGAAAAAAACTGCATCAGATGAATCCTTCTTATTATGATTTGAAGGCGTTGCTGGAAGTGCAGGAATGTTTGAACAAAGTGAGATAA
- the rplM gene encoding 50S ribosomal protein L13: MKTYMANPDKIERKWYVVDAEGQTLGRLAAEVAKVLRGKNKPEFTPHIDTGDNVIVINAEKIKVTGKKLDQKVYYHHSDYVGGMKETTLREMMAKKPEQVIELAVKGMLPKGPLGRTMIKKLHVYAGAEHAHQAQKPEVLTF; this comes from the coding sequence ATGAAAACTTACATGGCTAATCCAGATAAGATTGAAAGAAAATGGTATGTAGTTGACGCTGAAGGACAGACACTTGGACGTCTTGCAGCAGAAGTCGCTAAAGTTTTAAGAGGAAAAAATAAACCGGAATTTACACCGCACATTGATACAGGTGACAACGTAATTGTTATCAACGCTGAAAAGATCAAAGTTACAGGAAAGAAATTAGATCAGAAAGTATACTATCATCACTCAGATTATGTAGGAGGAATGAAAGAAACTACATTAAGAGAAATGATGGCAAAGAAACCGGAACAGGTTATCGAACTTGCTGTTAAAGGTATGCTTCCAAAAGGACCTTTGGGAAGAACAATGATCAAGAAACTTCACGTATATGCTGGAGCAGAACATGCTCATCAGGCACAGAAACCAGAAGTTTTAACATTTTAG
- a CDS encoding alpha-amylase family glycosyl hydrolase has product MWAYEGIFYQIYPIGFCGAPTANDGKTVSRILKLKDWSSYLESLGISSILLNPIFESDNHGYDTRDYKKIDCRLGTNEDFAEVCKDLHAHNVKIVLDGVFNHVGRGFWAFKDVQEKKWDSPYKDWFCINFDGNSCYNDGFWYEGWEGHFELVKLNLANSAVVDYLLECVKGWIDEFDIDGLRLDVAYCLDRNFMKRLRSFCQELKPDFALIGEVLFGDYNQIVNDEMLHSCTNYECYKGIYSSFNSMNMFEIAHSLNRQYGPEQWCIYRGKHLMSFVDNHDVTRIASILTNKNHLPLTYGLLLGMPGVPCIYYGSEWGEEGVKAPNNDYALRPCFEEPKPNELTEEIKKMIHVRTGSNALCHGSYRNVVLTNHQLIFERRTDDERMLVAINASDAPFTAHNGELGGTMTDLLTGNEIQMSGQLEMPPYSVQYLK; this is encoded by the coding sequence ATGTGGGCTTATGAAGGAATTTTTTATCAGATCTATCCAATTGGATTCTGTGGCGCTCCGACCGCAAATGACGGCAAAACCGTATCCCGGATTTTAAAATTAAAGGACTGGAGCAGTTATCTGGAATCCTTAGGTATCTCTTCTATATTATTAAATCCAATTTTCGAATCAGACAATCATGGTTATGATACCAGGGATTATAAAAAAATCGACTGCCGTCTCGGAACCAATGAAGATTTCGCAGAAGTATGCAAAGATCTCCATGCACACAATGTAAAAATCGTTCTTGACGGTGTGTTTAATCACGTAGGACGCGGCTTCTGGGCATTTAAGGATGTACAGGAAAAGAAATGGGACTCTCCATACAAGGACTGGTTCTGCATCAATTTTGACGGTAATTCCTGCTACAATGACGGATTCTGGTATGAGGGATGGGAAGGACATTTTGAACTGGTCAAACTGAATCTTGCCAATTCTGCTGTTGTAGATTATCTCCTGGAATGTGTAAAAGGCTGGATCGATGAATTTGACATCGACGGTCTCCGGCTTGATGTTGCATACTGCCTGGACCGCAATTTCATGAAACGTCTGCGCAGTTTCTGCCAGGAATTAAAACCTGACTTTGCCCTGATCGGAGAGGTTCTCTTCGGGGACTACAATCAGATCGTCAATGACGAAATGCTGCACAGCTGCACCAACTATGAATGCTATAAAGGTATTTATTCCAGCTTCAACAGCATGAACATGTTTGAGATTGCGCACTCTCTGAATCGTCAGTACGGACCGGAACAGTGGTGCATTTACCGCGGAAAACATCTGATGTCTTTTGTTGACAACCACGATGTAACCCGAATTGCAAGTATCCTGACCAACAAGAACCACCTGCCGCTGACTTACGGACTTCTTCTTGGTATGCCGGGTGTTCCTTGTATTTATTATGGAAGTGAATGGGGTGAGGAAGGGGTAAAAGCACCAAATAATGACTACGCCCTTCGTCCATGCTTTGAAGAACCAAAGCCAAATGAACTGACCGAAGAGATCAAAAAAATGATCCACGTCAGAACCGGAAGCAATGCACTCTGCCACGGAAGCTACCGTAATGTTGTCCTGACCAACCATCAGCTCATCTTTGAGCGTCGGACCGATGATGAACGGATGCTGGTTGCGATCAATGCATCGGACGCACCGTTTACTGCGCACAATGGAGAACTCGGAGGCACAATGACCGACCTGCTCACCGGAAATGAAATCCAGATGAGCGGACAGCTTGAGATGCCGCCGTACAGTGTGCAGTATCTGAAATAA